A DNA window from Hevea brasiliensis isolate MT/VB/25A 57/8 chromosome 2, ASM3005281v1, whole genome shotgun sequence contains the following coding sequences:
- the LOC110665491 gene encoding protein WHAT'S THIS FACTOR 1 homolog, chloroplastic — protein MLFKTHSIHTHFHNSLVNPKINFQIKSISSLKVVWRRDQKLDFAIEKDKRYKVCARVVKEVLNEPGQVIPLRYLEKRRERLRLNFRVKTFINQNPGLFDTYYDKIKPKSEPVLFLRVSDRLRNFLEEEKGIQLENEGFIVTKLCKLLMMAKDKVLSADKLVHVKREFGLPNDFLVNLVPKYPHYFRLIGCPGEGKSFLELVEWNPELAKSVLEQRAEEESRLTGIRVRPNFNYKLPPGFFLRKEMREWVRDWLELDYISPYADVSHLDQASPEMEKRTVGVFHELLSLSLFKRIPVPILGKFSEEYRFSNQFSSVFTRHSGIFYMSLKGGIKTAMLREAYKDSELMDRDPLHKIKDRFVQLLEEGWKERAEQLKSKREVMVKNTEMMTITKWDLDEQESSEQSTGQKLDK, from the coding sequence ATGCTTTTCAAAACCCACTCCATCCATACACATTTTCATAATTCTCTTGTAAACCCTAAAATCAACTTCCAAATCAAATCCATTTCGAGCCTCAAAGTGGTGTGGCGCAGGGACCAAAAACTAGATTTTGCTATAGAGAAAGATAAGCGGTACAAAGTCTGCGCACGAGTCGTCAAGGAGGTTCTAAACGAACCCGGTCAAGTTATACCGCTCCGATACCTCGAGAAAAGGCGCGAGAGGTTACGCCTCAATTTCAGAGTTAAAACTTTTATCAATCAAAATCCAGGCCTTTTCGATACTTATTATGATAAAATCAAACCCAAATCTGAACCTGTCCTGTTTTTGCGCGTTAGTGATCGGTTAAGGAATTTTCTTGAAGAAGAGAAGGGGATTCAATTGGAAAATGAGGGGTTTATTGTTACCAAATTGTGTAAATTGCTGATGATGGCCAAGGATAAGGTACTTAGTGCGGATAAATTGGTTCATGTGAAGAGAGAATTTGGTTTACCTAATGattttttggttaatttggtgCCCAAGTATCCACATTATTTTAGGCTTATAGGATGTCCAGGTGAGGGGAAGTCGTTTCTGGAGTTGGTTGAGTGGAACCCTGAGCTTGCTAAATCAGTTCTTGAGCAAAGAGCTGAAGAGGAGTCTCGGTTAACAGGGATTCGAGTTAGGCCTAATTTCAATTATAAACTTCCACCAGGGTTTTTTCTCAGGAAGGAAATGAGGGAGTGGGTTAGGGATTGGTTagaacttgattacatttcaccATATGCCGACGTGTCACACTTGGATCAAGCCTCACCAGAAATGGAAAAGAGGACTGTTGGGGTTTTCCATGAGTTGTTATCACTCTCACTCTTTAAGAGGATTCCAGTGCCGATACTGGGGAAGTTTAGCGAAGAGTATAGGTTTTCCAATCAATTTTCAAGTGTGTTCACCAGGCATTCCGGAATATTTTACATGTCATTGAAAGGGGGGATTAAGACTGCAATGCTAAGGGAAGCTTATAAGGATAGTGAATTGATGGATAGGGATCCATTGCATAAAATCAAGGATAGGTTTGTTCAGTTGTTGGAAGAGGGATGGAAAGAGAGAGCAGAGCAGCTCAAGTCAAAAAGGGAAGTGATGGTAAAGAACACGGAAATGATGACGATAACGAAATGGGACCTGGATGAACAAGAGAGCAGTGAGCAATCAACCGGACAAAAGTTAGACAAATAA
- the LOC110665590 gene encoding uncharacterized protein LOC110665590, with product MVASELALISDQMGRIKILVLTFLTGFLLLMQAEVNGIPHPARTMCVSQIALANHACGSLAPSAASQFLNHHERRHRHGHRHRLRHNRHGNFAHETPTESCCRWLNNVDNECVCDLLIQLPAFLSKPAHRFTVVIGDSCSFTFSCSGRVRP from the coding sequence ATGGTAGCTAGTGAACTAGCATTAATATCAGACCAAATGGGGAGAATCAAGATTCTTGTATTAACATTTTTGACAGGTTTTTTATTGCTAATGCAGGCTGAAGTTAATGGCATCCCACATCCAGCACGCACTATGTGCGTCTCCCAAATTGCACTAGCCAACCATGCCTGTGGAAGTTTGGCTCCGTCGGCGGCATCCCAATTTCTCAACCATCATGAACGCAGGCACCGGCATGGGCACCGACACAGACTCAGGCATAATCGACATGGGAACTTTGCCCATGAAACACCTACAGAGAGCTGCTGCCGGTGGCTGAACAATGTGGACAACGAATGCGTCTGTGATTTGCTGATTCAATTGCCAGCATTTCTTTCAAAGCCTGCGCATCGGTTCACTGTCGTTATTGGTGACTCTTGCAGTTTTACATTTTCATGTAGTGGTCGAGTGAGACCCTGA
- the LOC110665489 gene encoding adenylate isopentenyltransferase 3, chloroplastic — protein sequence MSICQQTHHQVLDIPAGRLKMDIVNPRWQKAKVVILMGATGTGKSRLSIDLATQFPAEIINSDKMQVFKGLEITTNKITEEERFGIPHHLLGEVNPNADFTAKDFCSMASLAIESISTRGLLPIVVGGSNSYIEALVDDDDYRFRSKYECCFLWVDASMSVLNDFLCKRVDEMVSKGMVDEVRKIFDPYADYSKGIRRSIGVPELDKYLRAEAFSNGENCDRLILEAIREVKNNNCKLARRQLEKIRRLKNVKGWNIHRIDATKVFQKRGNMEAEDAWGKLVARPCSAIVREFLSSVTAAAAGITKDYIARCLVS from the coding sequence ATGTCTATCTGCCAACAAACACATCATCAAGTGCTCGATATTCCCGCCGGCAGGCTCAAAATGGACATTGTAAATCCTAGGTGGCAGAAAGCAAAGGTGGTGATTTTAATGGGGGCAACTGGCACTGGCAAGTCCAGACTCTCTATAGACCTGGCAACCCAATTCCCAGCAGAAATCATCAACTCTGATAAAATGCAAGTTTTCAAGGGCCTTGAAATAACGACCAACAAAATCACTGAAGAAGAAAGATTCGGAATACCTCACCACCTGTTAGGAGAAGTAAATCCTAATGCAGACTTCACAGCAAAAGATTTTTGCAGTATGGCTTCCCTTGCTATTGAATCGATTTCGACTCGGGGCTTACTTCCAATTGTCGTTGGAGGCTCCAATTCATACATTGAGGCCCTGGTGGATGATGACGATTATAGATTCCGATCAAAATACGAGTGTTGCTTCCTATGGGTAGATGCGTCAATGTCTGTCCTAAACGATTTCCTGTGCAAGCGAGTTGATGAAATGGTTAGCAAAGGAATGGTTGATGAGGTAAGGAAAATCTTCGATCCCTACGCAGATTACTCTAAAGGGATCAGGAGATCGATCGGGGTCCCAGAGCTGGACAAGTACTTGAGAGCTGAAGCATTTTCCAACGGAGAGAACTGTGACAGACTAATTCTTGAAGCAATACGTGAGGTTAAAAATAACAACTGCAAGTTAGCTCGTCGCCAATTGGAGAAAATCCGCCGGCTGAAGAATGTGAAGGGGTGGAACATTCATCGAATTGACGCCACTAAAGTGTTTCAGAAGCGAGGAAATATGGAAGCCGAGGATGCGTGGGGGAAGCTTGTGGCCAGACCCTGCAGCGCCATTGTTAGAGAGTTTCTTTCTAGTGTTACAGCAGCCGCTGCAGGAATAACCAAAGATTACATTGCACGGTGTCTTGTCTCCTAA
- the LOC110665492 gene encoding uncharacterized protein LOC110665492: MEMIKTLTLMLFAAILLLLPKMEAQPFSRPLCVSQFALVNYACAMLPYIPLPPLVPPMPSLPPAPPSDYDEENRRGHSHGHGHGHDHHGHEQWPGQGHEHGRNHSHGQGQGRRHGHERKHGQEQSHGHRHRHRHRHAIQPESTEQANCCRWLNELDDECVCDLLVRLPPFLSRPIHMYNLYLDETCNVTYACEGRLLRP, translated from the coding sequence ATGGAGATGATCAAGACTCTTACATTAATGCTTTTTGCAGCCATCTTATTGCTTCTGCCCAAGATGGAGGCCCAACCATTTTCACGCCCACTTTGTGTCTCCCAGTTTGCGCTAGTGAACTATGCCTGTGCAATGCTGCCATACATCCCATTGCCACCGTTGGTACCTCCTATGCCATCCCTGCCACCGGCTCCTCCCTCTGATTATGATGAAGAGAATAGGCGTGGCCACAGTCACGGTCATGGTCATGGCCATGATCATCATGGGCATGAACAATGGCCTGGTCAGGGACACGAGCATGGACGCAATCATAGTCATGGTCAAGGTCAGGGGCGTAGGCATGGACATGAACGTAAACATGGTCAAGAACAGAGTCATGGGCACAGGCATAGGCATAGGCATAGACATGCAATTCAACCTGAATCAACTGAGCAAGCGAACTGTTGCAGGTGGCTAAATGAGTTAGATGATGAGTGTGTATGTGACCTGCTGGTTCGATTGCCGCCCTTCCTCTCAAGGCCTATCCATATGTATAATCTTTATCTTGATGAGACGTGCAATGTAACTTATGCATGTGAAGGGCGACTACTAAGACCATAG